The following DNA comes from Xiphias gladius isolate SHS-SW01 ecotype Sanya breed wild chromosome 10, ASM1685928v1, whole genome shotgun sequence.
AACGACATTTGGGCTTCTGGGTGAATGTGAAGTgtgagcgtgtgcgtgtgtgtgtgtgtgtgtgtgtgtgtggacgtgaGGCGGGCAGCCCACCAGAGTGGGCATGGCAGTGAAGTGGAACGCCTTGAGGAACATCAGCCGTCGGAGGACGTAGACCACGTCGAGGTGCTGTGCGTCCACAGCGTCTTTCTCGAACTTCTTCACGTCGTCCCAGTCCTTCAGCGCCAGGCGGATCTGCGGCCAGAGGGAGAACCTCATCATCCACTTTATTTAATGCAGGACCGACCCCTCTGAAGCCCATGTACACGTGTTGTGTCCTGACCTGCTCCGAGGGCGAGGCGGTCTGAGCTTGATACAGGCCGTAGAGCAGGTAAAGTCCCCCCACTCTGATCTGGAAGCTGAACGGCGGCAGGAAGAAGCCGCAGGCGGTGTCCAGAGCCAGACGACCGAAGGCCCGCTTCTCCCGCTTCACAGTCCCGCTGCAACACGGAAAAGCACCGCCAGGTTAGACTCGAGTACGTGATCTTTTCGTCATTGCTAATGTGTCAGAATCAGAAACAGGCTTGTCGCCAGGTAGGTTTCCACATGCAAAGAACTGCCGAGGTGCATGGTCAAAACATACAAAGTGAGACAGAAACCAAGTACTGAAAGAGTCGAGAATaatattaagaataaaaatTCGTAAAATGTATAATTCTAAGCGTTTACATCTTATATTGAAAATAAACTTCTTAAAACTAATTGAGTTTTGTTCCTGCATAATTTCAGCTCAGTAGGAAGCCTGTTGTTCAGTATCTCATAATCATGTAACGTTTCTTAAACAGGCATAACTTAGCTGCAATTATGAAAGACGTTCAAGCAAATACGACCTATCGTCTCGTCACTACGGAATAATAAACCACAAAACATGAGAATAAAATCTCACttaataataagaaataaaagcGCGTGTGCGGCGGAAACAGGCCAAAATAACCATATAAACAAAGATATAAACAGATGAGTAACCAGGACATGAACAAAGTaccaaaattaaataaatgtccCTCCATCTGACAGAAAAATCATCTGGATTGTCAATGGATAGTCGGTAATTATTCAGGGAAAATTTCTCAAAcgttctctggttccagcttctcaaatctgaCAATTTGCTGCTtcgttttctgttgttttcttatatttataattgcaAACTGATTATTTTCGGGCTGCCGGTCACTGTCGGTCATTTGATGTGGGTTTGATGAGAGCACGATGAACCGATTAAGAGTAAAATCCATCGAACTGGGTGaatctataatgaaaacaatgtaatGTATTCATCATGTAGTGCTATGATGCTTAGTTTGTACCTCTGATAAATTAAACGTCTAATTCCTACCAAACGTCTTTTCTTTTCCCGTTTAGACCTTTAAAACTTGTCCTATAACCTTCATGACATTTTAgattctctcctcctcctattTCTGCTTCCTTTAAtctcccattttatttttttctgtctcgtCTCCTGTATATAGATTGTGTTAACCCCCTGTTCCGCACACTGCAAACATCAGCCAGATGTTAGACACCAAAATGCGAATTCTGCCCGTTTGCCAAAATTGAGTATCTGCACATTTTAGAACAGACGGCGACCCACTGGGTCACGTGACAAGAGAACTACCGGGGAATTCTatacatttattaaagaaaCGTTGATTAATACACGAAGGACTAGTGTAGAATATGAGTTAGCCGTGGTTACTGAATTTTAGAAACCGGACATATAACGTTTATCGTCGCTTTATTCCCGCGACGTAACGGGCGACTTGACTCGCCGGGACCTATACACCAGGCACGGaatgacatttttgtctgaaaccttgtgatgtgtgtgttttttcctttaaagtaaaCCTACTAGAAAATGTGCGAGAAGTTCATTTCCCTCCAGATTTTGGAGAAAACCTCGAAGCGGACGGACTCTGTTCGCTGGAAGCGGCTCAGCAGCTCCTCGCAGTCTAGTTTCACCTGTTTCCTGCAGAAGTCCatctctctgctgcctcctcGCACAGACACGCGTTAAAACGAAACCTCGGGGATTTTAAATCCACTGCCGGCGGCTACATTTCGACGAGAAAACGgttcttttgttcttttgctttgtttttgttcgtTCCCGAGCCGCACGGATGTAAACACACGGCTCGAGAGCGACCGTCGAGGATTTAGTGCGTCACCGTCAGGGTTGATGATACCTTCAGGGACCGTCGTTATTTATACACCTTGACGTATCGACGCGTGCGGACAACATCCCTGGCGATGACAAACCAGTCGAACCGAACAACCTAAGTAATAACAACTACGGCAAGCAAACGGCccaaaaaactaataataacaaGAAGACTAGGACTAAATATTAACAAGTGAAGATAATGGACCTGGTGAGTATTTTGTATATTAATTGCCCgaaacaattaataaattaaaatgacaatcaTGTTGCTCCAAAGGTTAAAGAGACCCACTTTAAGattttatgtaatatttacTCAGTAAATGCTGTTTTACATCAAAAATTTAAGTTTGCGATAAAAACCCTTGTATTTTCTGTTCCTCTGCCGCAGAAACTATTGATCATTTGCTCTTTCAGTGTGAACACGCGgatgcattttggaaagatGTGCAGTATTGGTtgtaactttaaaaactgaaaatatcctGACACATATCTACAGATCTTACATATCTTGatgcaatcttttttttttttttttaaaaaacatcatctgTATTCTCACATTTGAATGTTATGactttaattattttactgGGTAAATAGTACATTCACATACGCAAATGGTCTAACAGACACAAATCTTTTGTCAGTTctgtaaatgatttttaaaagtctcGAATTTATAGAAAATATGATACAATAAATGTCTTTTGTACATTTATATTCAATATATTTGCTTTGCTCTTATTATTCCTATTTACGTTTTCCTTGTTTCTTTACCGTGGTTGTTCCTTACCTTGTTCTCTAATTTAAGTTTGAATACTGTGTATtgttttaagagagaaaaaaaaaatcgtttcCCTTCTTACAAGGTTTACCCGGTTCAGCAGGTGTACGTGAACGCACCACACGGATGTGCGTGAGTCACGTATTGCGGAAGTAAACAATCCGCAGCTGACGTGGAGCAGTAGAGAAACTGGAGCAACGAGACCTGATTCGACATTTTCgagaaacatttttgttgtttcagtctctgtctcGTGTTGTTACAAGTTAAACTAGCTCTGTCGGTGTCGTCTAGACTCCCAGAATAACTGACGGTCCGTGTTAGAAGCTTCTCTCTGCGGTAAAATGGCGGCAGCGGGGGAGGCCAGCAGGCCGTTCGCCGGGCTGTCCGACGTCTCCATCTCGGATGACATCCCGGTGGAAGGGGACATCTCCGTGCCCATCAGCTCCTCCAGAAAGGACGACGAGTTCTCCACGCTGGACGAGCCGGTGAAGGAGACCATCCTGCGAGACCTGCGGGCGGTGGGGAACAAGTTCGTCCACGTCCTGTACCCGAAGCGGAGCTCGGCTCTGCTGCGGGACTGGGACCTGTGGGGCCCGCTGCTGCTCTGCGTGACgctggctctgctgctgcagggcGGCGCGGCGGACAGCGACGACCAGGGAGGACCGCAGTTCGCCGAGGTACTccattgatttattattttatcttctcTGGTGCTATTTGTTTTACCAAGTGCGTATTATTTTCAGTTACGATGGTTGTGATCTAAGAATCTAAATCAACACAAATCGACCGGTAACAGGTGacacaaaatacacagtttGGCTACATTTagcatttgaagaaaggctcattttcagtgtttaaatgCTGCAGAGGTTGGTTATCAAGTCAAGTTTAACTACTTAATGCTGTGCATACGATTGGGTAGAGCCAGGATCACCCGCTGGACAAAGCCAAGTGAAGTAGGCGAGTGGGCTGTGCAGGGGCCAGTCGCCAGAAGCCCCACATGCAGTTCAATCCTTAATTATACACAGCAAGGAGGCAGACTGACTAGAGTAACTCCAGCCTAACACGCCGAAATGTATTCTTCTGCCCAGGTCTTTGTCATCGTCTGGTTCGGctccatcatcatcaccctCAACTCCAAGCTGCTGGGCGGCACAATCTCCTTCTTCCAGAGCCTTTGTGTGTTGGGATACTGCATCATGCCCCTGACGGTGGCCATGGCCGTGTGCCGGATCGTCTTGATCGGCGGCTCGGGGAAGGTCAGCTTCGCCGTGCggctggtggtggtgacggCGTCCTTTGGCTGGTCCACCTTCGCCTCCACGGCCTTCCTCGCCGACAGCCAGCCTCCCAACCGCAAGGCGCTGGTGGTGTACCCGGTGTTCCTCTTCTACTTCGTGATCGGGTGGATGATCCTGACGTTCTCGCCATCGCAGTAGAGGAGAGACGAAAGGCCTGGATTTGAGTTGAACTGAAAAAGATGAGGGAGGTTTTTATAGAGCGACAGAACTCAAACAAACACCAGAATCTGCCTTTGAACGACTACTGAAGTGACTGTGAGTGTTTCTGAGcttctgaaacagcatttagactcATCGGACACCAAAATAAGTCCTTAGGGAGCAGCAGCGGCTCATGCTCAGATTCAGAGAAGTCGAGTCGACAGCGTGCTGCAGAGGGAGCGAGAAGAAGCTGATGAATATGTTGGTATTTTTCCAGTTTGTCTCCCCAGATGTGTTTACGAGCTGCGTAAAGTTAAGTCCATAAGCTTGTGTATAGAAATGCTCTGTGAATGTTTGAGCTGCCAGGGCTACGAttgttattcttttcttcctgGTCACTCTGGGTGTTTGAAACCTCATATTGTCTTAAAGATCGGTGCAAAAACATACTGAAATTGACACACTACAGTCAGCATTTAACCGATGCTTTTACGCAGCTTGACCAAGAACCTCAACTGTCGCCTGTAGTTTTGGGCTCTAATCGTTCCCTTTTCTGCTTcttggggttagggttaggacttttgttttcattagaCAGACAGATGACGGGTAAcgtgatgagagagagagggaaatggtCCTCAGCCGGATTCAAACCGGGAACGTCTCGGTTCGCGGTCAACTCCTTGTCGAACCGGTaaatttagagagagagagggtgagcgAGCTCTCTGATTGGTTGTCACCCATTTAGAAgaatcatttgacattttgggaaatacgcttttTCGCTGCCATGAGTGAAATGAGGAGGCTGATACCAGGGCTGCagggaaagatttttttcctcagtcgTTTCATCATTTAGTGCATcatatgtcaaaaaataattaaaaaataattatatccCACGAACCAAGGTGATGTATTTgacttgtgtgttttattcagtaACAGTCAGttcaacagtccagaacccaaagatattcagtttactgtaacATATTAAAGAAAAGCATTTGAGAGGTTGGACCCAGCGCACGtttggttttttatttgaaaaatgactaaagtgACTAATCAGTTGTCAAAATAGCTGTTATTCAACTACTTTTTCATTAATCTAGCGCTGCAATGATTcatcgatcaacagaaaattaatctgcaaatattttgataaacgATTAATTATTCAAGAccttttttaagcaaaaatgccaaaaggtCTCGGGTTGCCGCTCCTTCAATGTGAGGtgcttttctcacttttatatggctataaactgaatatctttgggttgtggacttttggtcaaacaaaGCGAGACATCTGAAGAGGTCAACAAGGACTCTGGGAAAAAGTGGCGAgcctttttcaccattttctgacatttaataaaacatacGTCAGCAAGTTTCTGCACAGGCCGACATATTCACACTTGTTTGTTGACCTCGCTGACCCTGGGCAgattacaaaacacaaatataaagaCTAGAATTTGGGGCCTTATCGGGCTCtctacctgtttttttttttttgcctccaaCTTTTCTTCTCCCAGAGGTGAAACACCACAGACTGACCATGCCAGCGCTCAGCAAAGCAAAACTTCACAGCGTCAGGTGCAACAATTTCTCAGCTCCACCATTTAAACTGATTCACATTGGAGTGAAAATAGTAgaccaagttttttttctgtgtgtgtgtgtaagtcaGAATgtttttggcatgaaaacaaAGTAGTAGACTCTCAGGCTAGGCATTTCCTCTAATGCAGGCACGTTGCACATCGGCAGCCAGCTGtagtttttgtgttgtgttgaagTGTGACTTTTACCTTTTAACATAAAAGTGTTTCATCAGTCGGCcttttgtctgtgctttttctgtgaGGTCATCTTGGCGCGTCGGGGTCAATACACTGTAGAACGAGAGAGGAAACTCAAATCTCTCGGCTGCAGAAACGGCGCACAGGTAGCGGTAAAGAGGTGAGAGCAGTGCGTTTATAAAACACACAGGCTGGTTCGGCTCATGCTTCTTTTCCCTGTAGGTAATTGACCAGTTGCAAAAAATAGCAGCAAAAGTTTCAGCCGTCTAAAACAGCAGTAATTTTTCACCGCCGTGTAACGGTCATGCGACGAGAAAACCGTCGGGGGAGCAAATCAAAGAccagaatgcagtgcatcagtcCGATTGTTTGGGTTTAGAGCAAGGGCTGATTACTTATTGTTTCCTTGAGCTGGAAAATCAGATGACGTCGTCACGATCTCTTGTCTTCACCTCCGCAGGAATGATCACACTTTCAGGctgttaacatgctgacatgGAAACGTGTGAGACTCTATGCTCCCAGCAGGGTTGAAAGGGCATTCTGGGTAACTGAGGTAAAAACGCAATGCATCGGGATGAGGGAAAAGCGGGTTCATCGAGAAGAGGAAATTCCTCATAGAAAAAACGTCACCGGGAGCGAGCTGAACACCACAGACTGTTCATACTACTGCAAGTTTTGTCCATAAACGTGTGACCCTCTGAGTCTGCTCCGTGGCTGTGATCAGTCTACTAACCTGCCCGACGACCTTTAACCTTTGTCCCCTGCTCTGT
Coding sequences within:
- the yipf6 gene encoding protein YIPF6 — encoded protein: MAAAGEASRPFAGLSDVSISDDIPVEGDISVPISSSRKDDEFSTLDEPVKETILRDLRAVGNKFVHVLYPKRSSALLRDWDLWGPLLLCVTLALLLQGGAADSDDQGGPQFAEVFVIVWFGSIIITLNSKLLGGTISFFQSLCVLGYCIMPLTVAMAVCRIVLIGGSGKVSFAVRLVVVTASFGWSTFASTAFLADSQPPNRKALVVYPVFLFYFVIGWMILTFSPSQ